Sequence from the Oryzias melastigma strain HK-1 unplaced genomic scaffold, ASM292280v2 sc03238, whole genome shotgun sequence genome:
gtgaatttacaagatttaaagtcgtaaattcacaagatttaaagtcgtaaatttgcaagatttaaagttgtaaaattacttAACTTAGTCGATGTTCTTTGGTGTGATGGGGATAAAGTTTAAATGGAACcacattcaaattttttttactttctggatatttcttgaattaaaaaaaaaagaaatcagttaaaagtatttcaaaatacTCAGTTTATCTAACCATAAGCGTGTTGTTGTTCTTGCGGCGTTTCTCCTGCAGGAGGCATCGGCAGCAAACTGAAATGGTTGTTGTCGTGGCCTCTGCTCCTGCTGTTGTTCTTCACCATCCCAAACTGCGCCAAGCCGCGCTGGGAGAAGTTCTTCATGCTCTCCTTCATCCTGTCCACTGTCTGGATCGCTGTCTTCTCCTACGTGATGGTCTGGATGGTGAGTGTCAACTAATGCTGACTTctggatgaaaataaaatggtttcttGTCACGAATCTGTAGGTTTGTTGGATATTTAGATGGATTCTGAACAGGATCTTATCCtgagttgtgttgtttttaggtCACAATCGTCGGCTACACTCTGGGAATCCCGGACGTCATCATGGGCATCACCTTCCTGGCTGCAGGGACGAGCGTTCCTGACTGTATAGCCAGCCTCATCGTGGCTCGACAAGGTGGGTTCCTGAAAGCcgactgaccaatcagagggcTGCTCTCTGGAAATGTCTAAATAGATGATGTAGATTTAAGTTTGATTCCTCatgaaaaagttttactttaatcttTCTACGCAACACATTTATcctaaagtttttcttcttgttaCACGAACTTGTTCCAGGTTTGGGAGACATGGCCGTCTCCAACACTATAGGGAGTAACGTGTTTGACATCCTGGTGGGTCTGGGGGTCCCCTGGGCCATCCAGACCATTTGTGTGAGCTACGGATCAGCGGTAAGTCAGATTTATCTGCTCTTtatttatctgctgtttttaatacTAAAATGACGGAGTTTTGGTCTCTGGTTTCAGGTTGCCATCAACAGTCGGGGGCTGGTGTACTCGGTGGTTCTTCTCCTGGGCTCCGTGGCGCTCACGGTGAGAACAGGATTGTGGAGctgcaacaaagaaaacatttatttatttcatttaagtgAGATTTTTAAGCTGAAAGtacagcataaaaacaaaaagtcagaaGCATTTTAactaagtgtttttttctggctaTAGTCACAAAAACCATTTGGAGTTTAATTCAAAGATTGATCTCTTCAAAGAATTGTTTCAAAAGCTGAAGGATGATACTGATTGAAGTGATTGGACTTTATTTTGTCTCCTCTGATTTTGTTACTCTGTTATTTTGAGCTTTTGACTAAAGTCTTTCTTTGGTTGAGCTGAAATGAAAGTGTCAGTCTATATCTTAGTTAATTTATAGACCTTCTCCAATAATAAAACtcgtttttttaatgtttttgtggcttttttcataaaagagaacaaatttaaagaaaattaagcttaaaattgtgagtttctttaattaaattgttgtgaatcagttgtaccaataatgttaggttgagggttGTAAACCTGCTggagaaagtgtaaataaaaggatgatgggaagtgtaggcAGGCTTACACCACCCCCAACTTGGAGGcgaatttttaaagaaaactgtgaaGATTTTGATAATTGACATATTTGTGATCAGAGTGGAAATTTAAGATTTCCTACAAGAAATTTCTGCTCATGCTGATTGACGAAATCTGCTGGAATACTGTTATTGAtagtatgtgagaactggaccgagtgagtgtgacgtcacactaatagtaaaaaaaatatatatatatgaggataaagaattttaaatatGACTGAGTTGTAGCTATTTATTGAACCTGTTTGGACCgtcagggggaggagtctctCGTTCCA
This genomic interval carries:
- the LOC112139699 gene encoding sodium/potassium/calcium exchanger 4, with translation CCCSCGVSPAGGIGSKLKWLLSWPLLLLLFFTIPNCAKPRWEKFFMLSFILSTVWIAVFSYVMVWMVTIVGYTLGIPDVIMGITFLAAGTSVPDCIASLIVARQGLGDMAVSNTIGSNVFDILVGLGVPWAIQTICVSYGSAVAINSRGLVYSVVLLLGSVALTVLGIHVNKWRLDFKLGVYVLVLYAVFLCFSIMIEYNVFTFVNLPMCIED